Part of the Penicillium digitatum chromosome 4, complete sequence genome is shown below.
ATGATCGCGGTCATTTGCTCATTAACGTTGAGGAGGTCGTGATAGCCCTTGGCGTACCTGTATTTTTGTTAGGCATTTCAGAGATAAGTGTTCGAACCACAATAACTCACCTTCATTTGTTCAATTCTCGCCTTCAGTTGGCTGGTGACTTCTGCGGCTCGCTTCCAGTTTTCTGCCGGTTCCGAAGATCTAGGCTGCTGATGGTCGTCTTCGGTGAAATTTGTGTTGGAGTTTCGGGTGGATGAGCGCGTCGGGCTACTGACGGCCGAGTAACCGTATGTAGGGCTCAAGTTACGTCGGCCTAGGCCGCCATTGCGACTGCTGAGCCCTGGTGATTCCATGCCGttgttttctctctcttcactGGGGGTAGCAGAGGCGTAGCTTCGAGGACGTGAGCTTTCGAAGCGGGATCCCATGTGAAGACCAGATCGTGCAGCAGCATTGCCATTGCCGGTATGGTCATGATAGGTGAAGCTTGTGTCCGACACACCCATGCTTCCTGAGTCGTAAGTAGCGTTGGGTGGGCTTATTGCAGACGCGCGAAGTGCTCGTGCGAGTTCACGCTTCAATCTTTCGATCTCTCTCTGCTGTTTTTGAACATTTCCCTCCGCAGTTTCTGCATCACTCCGTGCTCGAACAAGTTGAGTTTCTTTCGCCTTGATGCTCAAGACATCACGAGTGTGGTCCTCAATTAGCTGTGCATTCTGGTTTTGAAGTTCAGAGATTGTTGAGTTGAGCCTTGAACGCTCGGACTTCATGTCTTCCACGATTCGGTTGAAATTCTCCTTCTCCGCCCGTAATTCCTCCAACTCAGCACGTTCGGCGGCCGCCATGGCATTCGCGGCAGGTGAAGGGACAGGGGCAGGTTCAGCAGGCGCCGAAGGTCTGGCTATGGGCCGGCCCGCAAGGCCACGACCCAGACCAAACTTGGGAGCAGCTGGCGGGGGGGCTACATCCTCCTCTGGGGGTGCGGCAACTCGTTTTGTTGGAGACGCAGCGGTTCCGGGACCAGCAAGTTTCCGTTGCAGTTTGAGACCTGATCCAGGAGTTGGAAGGCCGCCGGCCTTCGGGGCGCCGAGCTTTGAAGGGATTCCTCGGGCTGCAGGCCTGGTCGGTGGTTCTTCTGGAGCGGGTGGAGCGGCCACAGGTGCTAGTTTTTTCAGCCCCGTTACGGGCTTCTTCCCAACTACCTTCTTGCCAGCCGGGGGAGCGGGCTTTGGGGGTGCCACAATAGCCTTGGGGCGCTCCTTGGCCTTGACTTCAGCGGTTCCGAAGTATTCTTTGATTTTAGTTTTACGAATCTCGTCAAGTCCATCGAGATACGGGTTCATAGCTCGTTCACCCAGGATCTTCATTAATGTACCAAGGATTTCAGCAGCTCCTTCACGGATTGCCGGGGCTGACTCGGTCAGTAGCTTTGTGCCGGCATCAGCAATCGCTTTCTGCTCAGCCTTGGCTGGCACTGTCCGGGTTGTGCGCAAGCAACGAACCAAGAACTTAACGGTTTCCTGCTTAATCTGTGGGTTCTTGTGCTTAAGATACTCAAAGATTTCCTCCAAGCATTCCGTAAGGGTTGTCGTGGTGAAGACAGCATCCAAAGCCTGACCCAAAGC
Proteins encoded:
- a CDS encoding Spindle pole body component, putative, giving the protein MAEATEDFSSLPLADRFAHKNWKVRKEGYEDAKAQFEKTPDESDPVFVPFIQDPGLWKGAVADSNVAAQSEGLASYCAFLKFGGAQACTRTRTYTIGPIAEKGLPSTRPAGKASAQEALLLCVELDKADPVIEELLPTLSHKVPKVVAASLAAFTLIYHNFGCKIVDPKQTLKALTKVFGHADKNVRAEAQNLTVELYRWLREAIKPLFWADLKPVQQADLEKLFEAVKQDPTPKQERFTRAQQDAMAVASAAPAGEEGEEPAGDEFDEEEDGVVVDAFDLAEPVDVMKKIPADFHDQLASSKWKDRKEALDALYNVLNVPRIKDGPYDEIVRGLAKSMKDANVAVATVAANCVDVLAKGLRNGFTKYRSVIMAPMFERLKEKKTTVADALGQALDAVFTTTTLTECLEEIFEYLKHKNPQIKQETVKFLVRCLRTTRTVPAKAEQKAIADAGTKLLTESAPAIREGAAEILGTLMKILGERAMNPYLDGLDEIRKTKIKEYFGTAEVKAKERPKAIVAPPKPAPPAGKKVVGKKPVTGLKKLAPVAAPPAPEEPPTRPAARGIPSKLGAPKAGGLPTPGSGLKLQRKLAGPGTAASPTKRVAAPPEEDVAPPPAAPKFGLGRGLAGRPIARPSAPAEPAPVPSPAANAMAAAERAELEELRAEKENFNRIVEDMKSERSRLNSTISELQNQNAQLIEDHTRDVLSIKAKETQLVRARSDAETAEGNVQKQQREIERLKRELARALRASAISPPNATYDSGSMGVSDTSFTYHDHTGNGNAAARSGLHMGSRFESSRPRSYASATPSEERENNGMESPGLSSRNGGLGRRNLSPTYGYSAVSSPTRSSTRNSNTNFTEDDHQQPRSSEPAENWKRAAEVTSQLKARIEQMKVRQGLSRPPQR